From one Triticum urartu cultivar G1812 chromosome 3, Tu2.1, whole genome shotgun sequence genomic stretch:
- the LOC125547787 gene encoding protein DETOXIFICATION 32-like isoform X1 — translation MRALATKSWEESKLLWRLAFPAVLTEVFQFSIGFVTASFVGHIGVVELAAVTVVESILEGFAYGVLFGMGCALDTLCGQAVGAGQLDLLGVYVQQSWIVCGAAAVALTPAYAFATPILGSLLRQPAAVAEAAGPYARWAIPRLLAHAANFPLQKFFQTQSRVWALTAITGAALAVHVALTYVAVNRLGYGLRGAAVAGNVSYWLIDAAQFAYLVSGRFPDAWKGFSVLAFRNLAAFVKISLVSAAMICLEFWYYAALLILVGLLKNGQLQLDIMSVCINYEFWTMMVALGFSEAVSVRVSNELGASRPKEAKFSVAMAAMTSALIGAAFMAVFFIWRRGLPRLFSDDEEVVDGAARLGYLLAVTVFFSSIGPVLSGVAVGAGWQLQVAFVNIGCYYLVGIPVGVLLGFKLKLGALGVWTGMLTGTLLQMAIVLVIITRTEWEKQALLAAARIKEVGGKNEDQPLATAACREDEQMDTVNDEVCMQTRERNIELECNEQVVV, via the exons ATGAGGGCGCTGGCGACGAAGAGCTGGGAGGAGTCGAAGCTGCTATGGCGTCTGGCCTTCCCGGCGGTCCTCACCGAGGTGTTCCAGTTCTCCATCGGCTTCGTCACGGCCAGCTTCGTGGGGCACATCGGCGTCGTGGAGCTCGCCGCGGTCACCGTCGTGGAGAGCATCCTGGAGGGCTTCGCCTACGGAGTCCTG TTCGGCATGGGCTGCGCGCTGGACACGCTGTGCGGGCAGGCGGTGGGCGCCGGGCAGCTGGACCTTCTGGGCGTGTATGTGCAGCAGTCGTGGATCGTCTGCGGCGCCGCCGCGGTGGCGCTCACGCCGGCGTACGCCTTCGCCACGCCGATTCTGGGCTCCCTCCTCCGCCAGCCGGCCGCCGTGGCGGAGGCCGCCGGGCCGTACGCGCGGTGGGCGATCCCGCGGCTGCTCGCGCACGCCGCCAACTTCCCGCTGCAGAAGTTCTTCCAGACCcagagcagggtgtgggccctgACGGCCATCACCGGCGCCGCGCTCGCCGTCCACGTCGCGCTCACCTACGTCGCCGTCAACCGGCTCGGGTACGGCCTCCGCGGCGCGGCCGTCGCCGGGAACGTCTCCTACTGGCTCATCGACGCCGCGCAGTTCGCCTACCTGGTCAGCGGCCGGTTCCCCGACGCGTGGAAGGGGTTCTCCGTTCTCGCGTTCAGGAACCTCGCCGCCTTCGTCAAGATCTCCCTCGTGTCTGCCGCCATGATCTG CTTGGAGTTTTGGTACTACGCCGCATTGCTCATTCTTGTGGGTCTGCTCAAGAATGGCCAGCTCCAGCTTGATATCATGTCAGTCTG CATCAACTACGAGTTCTGGACCATGATGGTGGCGCTGGGCTTCAGCGAAGCAGTCAGCGTCAGGGTGTCCAACGAGCTCGGAGCGAGCAGACCCAAGGAGGCCAAGTTCTCCGTGGCCATGGCGGCCATGACATCCGCGCTCATTGGGGCCGCCTTCATGGCCGTCTTCTTCATCTGGAGAAGAGGTTTGCCGAGGCTCttcagcgacgacgaggaggtgGTCGACGGAGCGGCGAGGTTGGGGTACCTGCTCGCCGTCACCGTCTTTTTCAGCAGCATTGGGCCAGTGCTCTCAG GTGTGGCTGTAGGGGCAGGGTGGCAGTTGCAGGTGGCATTCGTGAACATCGGTTGCTACTACTTGGTAGGCATTCCGGTTGGTGTCCTTCTTGGATTCAAGCTCAAACTTGGCGCACTG GGGGTATGGACGGGCATGCTAACAGGCACCTTGCTACAGATGGCTATAGTTCTTGTCATTATTACGAGAACAGAGTGGGAGAAACAG GCCCTGTTGGCAGCGGCGAGGATCAAGGAGGTCGGAGGGAAGAATGAGGACCAGCCGTTGGCCACAGCGGCATGTAGAGAAGATGAGCAAATGGACACTGTAAATGATGAAGTTTGTATGCAGACACGCGAGAGAAATATAGAGTTAGAGTGTAATGAACAGGTAGTAGTATAG
- the LOC125547787 gene encoding protein DETOXIFICATION 32-like isoform X2 gives MASGLPGGPHRGVPVLHRLRHGQLRGAHRRRGARRGHRRGEHPGGLRLRSPAQFGMGCALDTLCGQAVGAGQLDLLGVYVQQSWIVCGAAAVALTPAYAFATPILGSLLRQPAAVAEAAGPYARWAIPRLLAHAANFPLQKFFQTQSRVWALTAITGAALAVHVALTYVAVNRLGYGLRGAAVAGNVSYWLIDAAQFAYLVSGRFPDAWKGFSVLAFRNLAAFVKISLVSAAMICLEFWYYAALLILVGLLKNGQLQLDIMSVCINYEFWTMMVALGFSEAVSVRVSNELGASRPKEAKFSVAMAAMTSALIGAAFMAVFFIWRRGLPRLFSDDEEVVDGAARLGYLLAVTVFFSSIGPVLSGVAVGAGWQLQVAFVNIGCYYLVGIPVGVLLGFKLKLGALGVWTGMLTGTLLQMAIVLVIITRTEWEKQALLAAARIKEVGGKNEDQPLATAACREDEQMDTVNDEVCMQTRERNIELECNEQVVV, from the exons ATGGCGTCTGGCCTTCCCGGCGGTCCTCACCGAGGTGTTCCAGTTCTCCATCGGCTTCGTCACGGCCAGCTTCGTGGGGCACATCGGCGTCGTGGAGCTCGCCGCGGTCACCGTCGTGGAGAGCATCCTGGAGGGCTTCGCCTACGGAGTCCTG CGCAGTTCGGCATGGGCTGCGCGCTGGACACGCTGTGCGGGCAGGCGGTGGGCGCCGGGCAGCTGGACCTTCTGGGCGTGTATGTGCAGCAGTCGTGGATCGTCTGCGGCGCCGCCGCGGTGGCGCTCACGCCGGCGTACGCCTTCGCCACGCCGATTCTGGGCTCCCTCCTCCGCCAGCCGGCCGCCGTGGCGGAGGCCGCCGGGCCGTACGCGCGGTGGGCGATCCCGCGGCTGCTCGCGCACGCCGCCAACTTCCCGCTGCAGAAGTTCTTCCAGACCcagagcagggtgtgggccctgACGGCCATCACCGGCGCCGCGCTCGCCGTCCACGTCGCGCTCACCTACGTCGCCGTCAACCGGCTCGGGTACGGCCTCCGCGGCGCGGCCGTCGCCGGGAACGTCTCCTACTGGCTCATCGACGCCGCGCAGTTCGCCTACCTGGTCAGCGGCCGGTTCCCCGACGCGTGGAAGGGGTTCTCCGTTCTCGCGTTCAGGAACCTCGCCGCCTTCGTCAAGATCTCCCTCGTGTCTGCCGCCATGATCTG CTTGGAGTTTTGGTACTACGCCGCATTGCTCATTCTTGTGGGTCTGCTCAAGAATGGCCAGCTCCAGCTTGATATCATGTCAGTCTG CATCAACTACGAGTTCTGGACCATGATGGTGGCGCTGGGCTTCAGCGAAGCAGTCAGCGTCAGGGTGTCCAACGAGCTCGGAGCGAGCAGACCCAAGGAGGCCAAGTTCTCCGTGGCCATGGCGGCCATGACATCCGCGCTCATTGGGGCCGCCTTCATGGCCGTCTTCTTCATCTGGAGAAGAGGTTTGCCGAGGCTCttcagcgacgacgaggaggtgGTCGACGGAGCGGCGAGGTTGGGGTACCTGCTCGCCGTCACCGTCTTTTTCAGCAGCATTGGGCCAGTGCTCTCAG GTGTGGCTGTAGGGGCAGGGTGGCAGTTGCAGGTGGCATTCGTGAACATCGGTTGCTACTACTTGGTAGGCATTCCGGTTGGTGTCCTTCTTGGATTCAAGCTCAAACTTGGCGCACTG GGGGTATGGACGGGCATGCTAACAGGCACCTTGCTACAGATGGCTATAGTTCTTGTCATTATTACGAGAACAGAGTGGGAGAAACAG GCCCTGTTGGCAGCGGCGAGGATCAAGGAGGTCGGAGGGAAGAATGAGGACCAGCCGTTGGCCACAGCGGCATGTAGAGAAGATGAGCAAATGGACACTGTAAATGATGAAGTTTGTATGCAGACACGCGAGAGAAATATAGAGTTAGAGTGTAATGAACAGGTAGTAGTATAG